A single region of the Triticum dicoccoides isolate Atlit2015 ecotype Zavitan chromosome 2B, WEW_v2.0, whole genome shotgun sequence genome encodes:
- the LOC119368951 gene encoding uncharacterized protein LOC119368951 — MSKLKSQLKPFWHKYPYEEDYVAPEEEKDPKERARKEMEEEQEVFDSYRQGVQSKVNCFGYTTLVSPMHFTHYTPRQIPSDYTTRRITLQIFSFKIANISLDLEWPLLHWPLKVYGVVAARDYVDHRRNVLFHRQRGNFQEITKEVSACRILLTFLLSPLCCMHGSLVC, encoded by the exons ATGTCCAAGCTCAAATCGCAACTGAAGCCTTTCTGGCACAAGTACCCGTATGAGGAGGACTATGTGGCGCCGGAGGAGGAGAAGGATCCCAAGGAGAGGGCaaggaaggagatggaggaggagcaggaggtctTTGATTCCTACCGTCAAGGCGTTCAATCTAAAGTTAATTGCTTTGGATacacaa CCCTAGTGAGCCCCATGCACTTTACACACTACACGCCCAGACAGATCCCATCCGATTATACTACTCGTAGGATCACCTTGCAGATCTTCTCCTTCAAGATTGCCAACATCAGTTTGGACCTGGAATGGCCACTCCTGCATTGGCCACTCAAAGTGTACGGCGTCGTCGCCGCACGAGACTATGTGGATCATAGACGCAACGTTCTCTTCCACCGGCAAAGGGGCAACTTCCAAGAGATCACCAAAGAAGTAAGTGCCTGCCGTATTCTGTTAACTTTCCTTTTATCTCCTCTTTGTTGCATGCATGGGTCTTTAGTTTGTTGA